The DNA segment CAATATCAAAATACATAATAACCAGGCCAACTAAGGATTATGGTACAATGATATTATTTCAGCTGGTGATAGAAGTCGGTCGAACACTCGGACTTCATCGATTGTGCCTGCAAAAAACTTATCTGAAAATTTTTCAGATTTATTAGCTCCAACCACTAGAGGCTGGGGCCCATATCCATATAATTCCCAATTATAACAATTTGTAGGGAAAGCCACCTCAACAGAATTTTCGAATTGACCATCTAGATATAAAGTCACTGTCTGCGTTTTTGCATCATATACTGTAGTTCCCATATGCCACTCATTGGCTGTTACACTCGTAACACTTAAGGCAGACCTTACACTATTACATTCCCCACCTGTTCCATCTTGAGAGCCATGCCGTACAGTCTTCAATTGATCTTCTTCCAGGAAAAGACCATAGTTTACATGTCCATTAGCATACCCGTATTTTGTAAGTAGGGTTTGTGTTTGGGAGTTTGCTGTTTGTAGAGAAAACCATAGATTCACAGAATAATCTTCGGTTATACGCAAAGGCTCATCTGTAAATAGCAAATAATCATCAACGCCATCGAGGCCCAATGCTAGTCCTGCTATTCCGGTAACAGATGATGGGCCATTGTAAGCGGTTCCTTCGTTACCATTCCCAGAATCATCGTGGCCAATATTACCAGAATCATCAAAACTCCAGTAGGCTATCATATCAGAAGGCTTCTCCGTTTCAGAAAATGTTTTTACAGCAGCCTGGTTGGAAGCAGTCCCTGTGTTGCCTTTAGAATCCTTGATTTGAACCGTATAGATGTACTGTGTATTCGGGTCCAAGCCATAATCAGTATATGTCGCAGATAATTGCCAACCGCTATCATCTCCACCAGGATTGCCTGATAATTCTGCAAAGTAATATTTAACAGGGTTGCTTATATCAACACCAGAGTTGGCGGTCATTGAAATGCTGCTCTGCCCCGTTGCCATCGGCGGAAGTTTGAAAGTTGCGGGGTTCGGCTCTGGTGGTGAAACATCCTCGGTGATTCCCGCTAACCAGTTTTCTGAGAGCGCCATTAGTTCCTCAAAATCAGTCCTAGGATCCAAATCGAACAAATATACCGAACCTCTGTATGCATCATTCGAATATGCTCCAACGACTGGATGATTACCAAGGCCAACGGAATAACCAAACAGGTCGGCTGTCGCTTTCTTAGAAGCGGTAAATTTGGACACTTCTACACCCGTTTCAATATCAAACAAGTATGCGGACCCAACCCACCAACCTTTGCGAGAATCACCAGGTGAACCTATAACAGCCCTATTTCCTTCTATTGCAACAGAAATTCCAAACCACTGGTTTTCACGTCCATCGGAGGGGGTCAGCTTCCTAAGTTGATTACCTGCATGATCGAATACATAAACACAACCGATAGAATCCTTTGTGTGTGCTCCTACAATTATAAATTTATCATCCATGGAAACTGAATAACCAAACTTGTCACCTTCTGTAGCATCTGAGGCTGTTATCTTTGCCAACTGAGCTCCTGTAATCGTATCAAAAATGTAGGCCGATCCTGAGTTGGAACCTGCATCATCATTGCCAGGCGCACCAACAACAGCAACACTACCATCAACACAAAGAGAATACCCAAATTCATCTCCAGCTTCAGAATCAGAAGGGGTCAGCTTAAATAATTCTTTCCCTGTGTTTGCGTTGAAAACATAAGCGGCCCCGGCATTTGATCCTGCCGTATCATTGCCATATGCGCCAACTAGCGCCTTATCAGCACTGATGCCCACAGCATAACCAAAATTTTCGTTTTGATTTCGAACTAGATCCGAAGTCACCAGCTTCGTTATTTGGGTTCCAGTAGTGACCTCAAAAATATAAGCTGATCCAAAATTTAGACCTTCATCATCATCGCTATATGCACCTACAATCACCCTGTCACCATCAACTCCTACTGAGTAGCCAAAGCGATCACCCCAGTTCCTGTCATTTGAGACTAGCCTTTGTACTTGGAGCCCAGTTTTCAAATCGAACAAGTAAGCTGCCCCTCGGCTATCTTGAACACCATAAGCGCCAACTACCAATGTATCACCGCTAACACAGACAGAATGGCCAAAGTAATCACCTTCAGAAGCATCAGAAGCTACGATTTTAAGAACTTCATTAGTTTTGTCAGTATTTGCAAGCCAGTGGTCTGAAAGATACGACAGATCTTCTAGATCAACCCCATAGCTCCCAAGATAATCAGCTGGAATGTCCTTTTCCCAGTGCAATATTGGATAGCCTATTTGATAAGGAATCCTCCAGTTATCATCTTGGCCATTTTCTACTTCTTCAACATAATCCCAACCAGCAATAAGAAAAGTATTGGGATCAAACATTTGATCCGTCGTTTTCCCCTGAACACCGACAATAATTCCGGGGCTGGTGTCAGAGAGTACATAACCAACAGTCATCCCAGATGTCTCACTATCCCAAAAGCAGTTCCTCATTTCCGAGCCAGCGCCGTATTGACGACCACAAAAACCGCCAGTATTTGTAGTACCGCTGATCGGTCCAATAGAATAGCAATTGTAAATGCCACTTCTTATGTTATATCCGCACAAGCCTCCAATACGATCATATCCTTCTACATAACCTGTGGCATAACAGTCAAAAATTAATCCTTCGTCATTCGCTCCACACAGTCCGCCAATATACTTAGAACCAGCTCCAGATTTCACATCGCCATTTGCGTAACTATATGCACATGAAGCCATATTCTGCCAGTTATGCCCTACAACACCACCAAGATAGTCGGAATTGTCGCCGCATGTAATAAAACAGGTTGATTCACAATTTGAGATTATACTGTAAGCCAACTCTTGATAATTCCAATTAGTTCCAACAATCCCTCCCATATAGTTGGTATCATAAGCGCCCTGAATTGTACCAGATGACTTACATTTTGTGATAGTCGCATTTAAATCCAAAGATCCGTTAACTCCAGCAATCCCCCCAACGAATCCAGAGTAGTCCTCAACCTGAATATTGACATAGACAGCTACATCAGTAATTTTTCCTGATGTATTCTGGCCGACTACGCCGCCGATGTAACCACAATATCTCGCATCAACTACACCGACGATATCACAGTTTTTGACAGTTCCCATGTTTTCGCCTGCAAGTGCACCTATGTAAAATGCGCCACTGGTAGATGTCCCACAATTACTATAAACATAATTTTCCAAAGACAAGTTTTCGACAACTCCATTTGGCCCTATCTGTCCAAACAAACCTAAGTAGCCATTGGTCGTTGTTCCAGCATCAATATATAGATTCATAATGCTATGGCCATTCCCATTGAAATTCCCGCTGAAAGTGGTGCCTTGATAAAAGTCATTGGTAGACGTATCTGGTGAAATAACTGCTGTAGAATATTGTTTGCCAGTAAGATTAAGGTCACAATCTAGCCTAATCCAATCATCCCAATAATCAGAATTGCCCGCAAATTGATCAAAATCAGCTAAAGATGTAATCCTATATGGGTCGTTCTCTGTTCCATTGCCGTCGAGAGCAAATGATGCAGAATGGAAGAATGCCCCAATAATGAATAGAATTAAGGTTTTTTTGACGCGCGTCTTCATGTAAAACATAATATTCCTCCGCTCCAATAGATTTTGGCATTATGGCATTCTTGTTTATTACTTTTTTCTTGGTTTGTTATTAATGCGAACTCACATGGGTAGGGTGCTTTTTTAAAGGAGTTCGGCATTCGTATAGCTCAGTTAAGGTGGGGAATTGGCTAGTGCAGAAACATTGGGGATGTAAACAGGTGAAGAACGACTTCCTAATTTTGACCAGACCATTTTTTCTCCTCCCAGAGCAAAAAGGTGGGATCGCATTACAACGCGAAACACTGTATTTATCCCTACTCTATATGTCCAAGATTCAGGGGTCAACCATAAAATTGTGCCTTTTTAAAAGCCGTACTTCCCACCATACCTAGCTGGGTAGACACATGTTGTCTTCAACAGGACAGAATCTGAGCCTCTTTCCCTGTTAATAGCCCAGCCCCTTTTGCAAAAGAAGAGGCACACCTTCCTTATCACATCGTCACATTCCATATCCGAATTCAGCTTCCTACCCCCCTAGACTCACAGAATCCCCCTGGTTACCCTCTCACCTGCTCCCCTACCAATTAACCCTATCCATCGACTTTAGCCACCCGGCACCCGCCGGTGACGCTCTACCCACATCTCCAACAAACATTGCTCATCACCCTGCTCCGCCAAAGCAAAACACCCCCTTTACGAAGCACCCTTTTTCACTGGGACTTCGACCCGCTCCCGCTTAAAATTCAGAATCTTTAACAGATGAGGGCTCACAATTCTCTATTACATCATTACATTCACTTACCCTTAGAACTCCTCAGATTGCTCCCGGTTGCCTTTTCTCCTCCTATCCTGCCACTCTGATACCTATTCCCTAAGAAGACCCATCCGGAGGCCGCCGGTGAGGTTCTATCCACATTTCCCAACAAGCACCCCTTATCACCCTGCCCTTAGACCCCTATTTCCTCTGCATATGAGCTGCTCTTCCCTGAATTCTTGCCAGTGCTCTATTCGCTCCTTCCCCACGATTCTTTCAAACCGCTTATACCCAGGATGCTCAGGGAGCAGGACGTATCTTCGTGCCCTTCCTCCCTTTCCCCCGTTCTGAGATGCAATTATTACAGAATCATCCACACACTGTATCCACCCATGTTCTGCTAAGAGTTCCCTGAGGGCCTTGGCTTTTCTGGGATTACAGCCATTTTTGTTTAGACCCTTCTCCTGCATGCACCTGATAAAATTCTCCAACGAGGTCATTGGCACCGTCAATTCTCTTCCATAGTGCTGAGCCTTGTTTAAACTCCACCATTTCTTCTTGCCTAAGTAATCTGCGTTGGTCAGACACAGCTCTATCCATACCGCTGTTATCGCTACCTCTCTCAGATATAGCTTCCTATCATAACTGCTCATTCTGTTGACATCATCCTGAGTTAGACCCAGTTTCTGCCCCATCTGCTCTATCTTCTGACCAAGGCTTCCATAAGAGTAACGCCTCATCTTCTCAATATTCGTTTCATAGACGTAATTGAGTCGCTTTATATCCTCCTCATCTTCAGCACCTGTTCCTACATCCCTTCTGTAATCGTGCCTGTATTCTTCGAATGTAGGTTCTCTTCCTTCCTTTAAAATATAATCCATATAACAGTAATAAAGATATCTTCGGCTCCTGACAAGAGCATCTGTTTCCATGGAAATATCGTCTACATTCTCAAATGTGCCGGTATATATACATAGTTCTTTATTACTCTCTCTCTCCTCACTAGTGCCGTTTCAAAAATATAATTTTAACTTTTCCATGATTTAAGACTTGCGCCATGCATAATCTGGTATTATATAGAATGACACGAAGAAATAATTTCACGCTTACAAGCAGAGAAAGGGATTTCTTATGTGTCTGTACGCCAGAGACCTCAGTACCAGTGAAGGCCAGCAAATTCAGCGGATACTCCGCAGCAGCAAAAGCCGAATCAAGATTCGTCGCGGCCAAGTCATTCTTGCCTCTAACCAGGGCTATAAAGTTCCTGCTATCGCCGAGCTGGTTCACTATTCGCCGCACCATGTCAGGGCCATCATCAAAGACTTTAACCAACGCGGCCTTAAGGCGTTGGAGCCCAAGCCCCGGCCGGGAAGACCGCCGGAGTTTACCGAGGACGACAAGGCCATTATTGCCGAGACTGCAA comes from the Anaerohalosphaera lusitana genome and includes:
- a CDS encoding LamG-like jellyroll fold domain-containing protein, with the protein product MFYMKTRVKKTLILFIIGAFFHSASFALDGNGTENDPYRITSLADFDQFAGNSDYWDDWIRLDCDLNLTGKQYSTAVISPDTSTNDFYQGTTFSGNFNGNGHSIMNLYIDAGTTTNGYLGLFGQIGPNGVVENLSLENYVYSNCGTSTSGAFYIGALAGENMGTVKNCDIVGVVDARYCGYIGGVVGQNTSGKITDVAVYVNIQVEDYSGFVGGIAGVNGSLDLNATITKCKSSGTIQGAYDTNYMGGIVGTNWNYQELAYSIISNCESTCFITCGDNSDYLGGVVGHNWQNMASCAYSYANGDVKSGAGSKYIGGLCGANDEGLIFDCYATGYVEGYDRIGGLCGYNIRSGIYNCYSIGPISGTTNTGGFCGRQYGAGSEMRNCFWDSETSGMTVGYVLSDTSPGIIVGVQGKTTDQMFDPNTFLIAGWDYVEEVENGQDDNWRIPYQIGYPILHWEKDIPADYLGSYGVDLEDLSYLSDHWLANTDKTNEVLKIVASDASEGDYFGHSVCVSGDTLVVGAYGVQDSRGAAYLFDLKTGLQVQRLVSNDRNWGDRFGYSVGVDGDRVIVGAYSDDDEGLNFGSAYIFEVTTGTQITKLVTSDLVRNQNENFGYAVGISADKALVGAYGNDTAGSNAGAAYVFNANTGKELFKLTPSDSEAGDEFGYSLCVDGSVAVVGAPGNDDAGSNSGSAYIFDTITGAQLAKITASDATEGDKFGYSVSMDDKFIIVGAHTKDSIGCVYVFDHAGNQLRKLTPSDGRENQWFGISVAIEGNRAVIGSPGDSRKGWWVGSAYLFDIETGVEVSKFTASKKATADLFGYSVGLGNHPVVGAYSNDAYRGSVYLFDLDPRTDFEELMALSENWLAGITEDVSPPEPNPATFKLPPMATGQSSISMTANSGVDISNPVKYYFAELSGNPGGDDSGWQLSATYTDYGLDPNTQYIYTVQIKDSKGNTGTASNQAAVKTFSETEKPSDMIAYWSFDDSGNIGHDDSGNGNEGTAYNGPSSVTGIAGLALGLDGVDDYLLFTDEPLRITEDYSVNLWFSLQTANSQTQTLLTKYGYANGHVNYGLFLEEDQLKTVRHGSQDGTGGECNSVRSALSVTSVTANEWHMGTTVYDAKTQTVTLYLDGQFENSVEVAFPTNCYNWELYGYGPQPLVVGANKSEKFSDKFFAGTIDEVRVFDRLLSPAEIISLYHNP
- a CDS encoding helix-turn-helix domain-containing protein, with the translated sequence MCLYARDLSTSEGQQIQRILRSSKSRIKIRRGQVILASNQGYKVPAIAELVHYSPHHVRAIIKDFNQRGLKALEPKPRPGRPPEFTEDDKAIIAETAKCPPDLLDCPFKRWSLEKLREYLVQEKIVPTISIETLRTILREKKVKLRRTKTWKECNDPNLKSKKN